The sequence below is a genomic window from Chanos chanos chromosome 16, fChaCha1.1, whole genome shotgun sequence.
TGCCGGTCCCTGTCGCCATGGCGATCTCGATCTCCGCTGTGCCTGTCGCCATGGCGATCTCGATCTCCGCTGTGCCTGTCGCCATGGCGACCCCAACCGTCGCCGTGCCGGTCGCCACGGGAGCCGTCTCTGGCCGAGGAGGAAGAGTAGGAGCTCGAGTAAGCGTCGGACACGGAGCTGAGAGAACCGGCGCTGCTGAAACCGGCCATTTTGGTGCCGGAACTGAGCTGCGGCGGAGGAGGCatgggggaggaagaggaagaggaaggtggCATTTGCCGGGGTTGGTGGTCTAAAGCGTCGGGGTCACCAGAGGGCAGAGAGCTCAGGCTGCCTGCACTGGTCCATCCAGAGGTGCTGCTGGACTTAGCAGAGAGTTTAGGAGGACCCTCTGAAGCAGCCACAAAGTGGTTCTTATACTGAgcctgaaagagacagagaaccacaaacgtgtgtgtaagagtgtgtgtgtgtgcatagagtGAGGACAGAACTTTACGCAActgacgtaaaaaaaaacaaaaacaaaaaaaaaaccatgaagaGGAAATGCTGGCAAGAGAATTTTAGCAGGGcgtatgtgtgaatatgtatttgtatgcatatatatgtgtgtgtgtgtgtgtgtgtgtgtgtgttacctggaaGGCTTGTTTCATAGCTGCCATTCGGTCTCCCATAGCTCCAGTCGATGGTTTATACGCCTCATAATTACCCATAGCTCCTCCAGTACTGCTGCGCTCCTGTTTACAGGACACATGacagcaaacatttaaaaaaaacaacaacaacaacaaaccccaGTAACGCCTTAACTTCATCATCTCTCAAAGCCAAACCAGTGAAAGTGTCACTTGAAGATCAGTCTGGGCCCTCCATGTGTGTCTTTTCACCATTAGAGTTGATTTACTTTAAAAtacttaagtttttttttttagagtttagTCTTAGGACTATAACAGGTCttggagaaaaagaataaaaaaggggtgaaagaaagagagaaaactcacaGAGGTCTCTGCGCCCAGGCCGGGCCTCTCTCTGTAGCCCAAACCTCCACCTCCAACATTCAGTTTCTTCCCCTTCCCTCCTTTGAAGCGAGACTTCCTGAACCAGGGATTCTGAGAGAGAATTAGCAGAAAATGTTGGAAATGAAGTCTTTTCATTACAAAAAATGTAGGATTTCAAGGATTGGACCAGAATTTACCAGACTCATCAAGTAATTTTTGACATACCTGCATTGCCAGGTCCATCAGCTCCTTTGGAACATACTGATTGGCTCCCTCGAGGTTACGGACAAGGTCTCCAGCGAATgacgtgtctttgtgtgtgagcaggGTGTAGGCCACGCCCTTCTCCCCGGCACGACCCGTTCGACCGatcctgtgcgtgtgcgtgtcgaTGTCACGAGCGACGTCATAGTTAACCACCGTACGGATAGAGGGAATATCCAACCCACGagctgaaagaagaaaaagagagaggaaacatggTTATAACTCTAAAGCAAGAGAAGACAATATAAGGGTCAGTTCACATGATTCACTCTTCCAGCTCCCCTCCTTAATGCTGTCAAATAAACGTTTcacattctcaaacacacacacacacacgcacagacacacacacacacaacaaactccTTTCATAACACACAGGGCACAGTCCCTtgttcacaaatacacagagaaacacactcctttgctctctctcacacacacacacaccattgctctctctctcacacacacacacaccattgctctctctctctcacacacacacgctccttcgctcacagagacacacttcctaacacactcacctgccACATCGGTGGCCACCAGCACGGGCAGGTTCTTCTTCTTGAAGTCGGTGATGACTTTGTTCCTTTCGCTCTGGTCCATGTCTCCGTGCAGCAGACCCAGACTGTAACCCTCCTGCGTCAGGTTAGTGGCCAGCTCCTCACAGTTGGCCTTCTTAGTGACGAAGATAAGCACAGACCCCGTGGAGGTGAACTCCACCACCCTCCGCGTCAACCACGACCACTTATCCTGCCCAGAGGGCAGCACCTCCACCACCTGGGTCACGTCCTCGTTAGCCTAAAGAAggaatgggaggggggggaggaaaggtggaaaaaaaaaaaaagaaaaacattggaAGGGGCGGAGGGACGAATGGTTATTCAATTGATTCTTCAAACATACATTCTTTCCTACATCATCTTCCGCCTATTCCTCTCCTGGTCTAGACACGTCTCTTTAGATGTTTAAAATACTGCTCGGACGTTCTGACAGAGGTTTGGGAACGGGGGAGCGGTACCTCTCCAATGTCGCCCTGCACCACACGAATGGGGTCCACCAAAATATCTCGCGCCAGCTTCTCGATCTTCTTACGGAACGTCGCGCTGAAGAGAAGCGCTGCGGAGAACCGGGGCAGGGGGGGCGGAGgggagaggtcaaaggtcagagcgTTTCACGTTCAGGTAAGATCAGACGCTGGTTTTCgttaaaagaaagaagacacacacacacacacactctttccaaaCAGTGAACACTTACTCTGTCTATCAGGTCTGACGTGACTGGCGATGGATCTGACTTGATATTCTGAAAGCGAAATGCAAAAGAGACGTacttaacatacaaacacaggccagaggacacacacacacataaaaccaaCTGctgcagaggacacacacacatatataaccAACTGctgcagaggacacacacacacatataaccaaCTGCTGGGTCACAGTATTAACTCCATTAACCTTTAATTCATACAAGACACGATAAAACTCCAAACCAACCTGCCATGAAGTGTTTGAAGATCAaaccaaaggaaagaaaactaagagaggaaggagatgagtgtgtgtgagagagagagactgaagaaagGCGCCGGGACTCACCGAAGCCCATGTCAAACATGCGGTCGGCTTCATCAAACACCAGGTACGTGACCCTCTGCAGCGAGGTGGCCTTCTTCTTCACGTGGTCAATCAGACggccctgcgtgtgtgtgtgtgaaacacgtaccatcagaaacacacacacacacacattcacgcacagaAAATACTCACTTCACCCACTGCTCCTAGACTGAATCACATTAATAGCTAAAGAGTTTAGAAAAAGAAACTAATACAACATCAGTGAAAACGCTTACATAAACGCACAGTCTATCACATTCTCCTAACAGCAATCTGCACTAGTTGCAATTCATGAAAATTTCATGGAGTCTCTTTCGCGGCAAGCCCGGCACGTCGTTGCCGTGGAGACGGGGCAGAGGGACGATTACCGGGGTGCAGACGACGATTTCGGCTCCCTCCTGTAACGCTTTGGCCTGTTCCCACATGCTGCCCCCTCCGTAAACAGCCACCGAACGCAGCCCGTAGGCCTTCCCGAAACGCTTACACTCCGTAtggatctaaaaaaaaaacacacacacacacacacacacacactttgtcagAGACATAATaaggtgaaaataaaaagtgaacTAGGATTCTGgaattctctttttctctgtcctttcattttttttgactCCACTTCTGATCGCTTTACTTTATTTACTTTCAAACAGATctcccctcttccctctcctccatcGTTCTCTCTACCCCACACATCACTGTTCTGATTGatgttgttctctgtttttctcctctctctctctcgctcatttcCTCTTTTATCCCGTCCTGTTCAATACTTTGTGCCCATAGatccacctctcctctccttccctgtgTTCTGCAGAAACCTCCATCTCCGTCCTCTCTCAAGTTCATTTcctcaccccttctctctccttctgcctctctctctctctccctctctctccccttctctccctctctctccccttccctccctctctctccccttccctccctctctctccctccctccctccctccttgttgtctgtctgtctgtctctctctgtctctctcttacctgcTGACAGAGCTCTCTGGTCGGGCAGACGATGACTGCGATcggtctgtgtctgtctgtctctctttctctctcttacctgtTGACAGAGCTCTCTGGTCGGGCAGACTATGACTGCGAttggtctgtgtctgtctctctctctctcttacctgttGACAGAGCTCTCTGGTCGGGCAGACTATGACTGCGATcggtctgtgtctgtctgtctctctctctctctctctcacctgctgaCAGAGCTCTCTGGTCGGGCAGACTATGACTGCGATCGgtctgcgtctgtctgtctctctctctctctctctcttacctgttGACAGAGCTCTCTGGTCGGGCAGACTATGACTGCGATCGGTCCGTCTCCTTGCTCAAGTTCTTTCTGGTCCATGATGTGAACCAGCATGGGCCAAATGAAGGCGGCCGTTTTTCCGCTGCCCGTCTTGGCGATGCCGATCATGTCCCTGCCGCTCAGCGCGATGGGCACCCCCTAAGACCAcgagggtgaggaggagagaggggagttaCCATAGAAACACTGAACGcgacaccaccaccaccaccttgGGACGCACAAGCCACGGTCAAAGTTCTCTGCCAGCTGTGTGGTCCGCAACTTTGCAAAGAATGTCTGCTACTATGAATCAAATAGTAATGAAAAAGTGATCTACAGAGTTATTCTGATTGAAAGTTACTTAAAATGTTGTCTACTTTCATGTTGTCTTGTTGTCTATATTTCTATATGTCTATATGTTGTCTATATTTGTAACCCAAGGTATTATATATTTGCCATCTGCCAAGGTATTATATATTTGCCAAAAAATCGCATTGATTAGCCATATTAGCCATATTTCTCATGTTTGCACGGACAAAAACACAACGATGTTGAGAAAGTTTACCTGGCACTGAATGGGTGTGGGCTGGGTGTACTCGGACTTCCGGATTTGCTGCATGAGCTGCTCGTCAAAGCCAAAGTGGGCGAAACTGGTGGCGGGTTTAGGAGGAGCAGCACCagacacctgtcaatcaaaaacagtttggaggaggaggtggaggaggaggaggaggaggggagagtgtGAGTATGTAAAAACAGTAAAGGACGTAGCTCCATAATGTCTATATCCTTGGTTATGTTTTCTGCCTGTGCTGGaggtcgctttggataaaagcatctgctaaatgaataaacattaaaatgtaaacaaattaaGTGGGAGGGAGAGCGTGTCTGTGGgcacgcgcgcacgtgtgtgtgtgagtgagagagagagagtttgaaggCACACATATTTGATGTCACTCACCCTAAGGTTGAGTTTCTGTCTCAGTTCCACCACCTGTGTCCCTGTAAGACTGCTCAGCTCCTCATGCTCGTTATAGAAGTTCTTCTCAAAGGGCGCGTAGTCAATCTTTTGGGAAGTGACACCgaaaaaaaacttaaacttaaaacttgAACTTAAATTTACCGGGACCAACATTCCCTAATCCAAGATAGAGCTAATCCATTTCTGCTAGACTCCgtttcagaacaaaaaacaatactcttgttttttttttttttttaaatgcaatttgCAGATGTGTTCTGTAAATACCATGAATGATGTGTTCTGAAACTTTACAATGCCcaactctgattggctgaatgagAGCGGAGGAAATGACACGGGGTGGTTATCTCGTACCTCTGTGTGGTCGATCGGGGGGAGGGGCATAAtgatttttttggtggtgggggCGATGGGGTTTCCGTCGCTGTCGTAGTCGAtggtctcctcctcttcctcctgcgTCAGCCCGGCTGTCGGATTCTCCGCCATGTAACGGAAGTAAGCCTCCTGCACAGAGCACAAGACCCCATCTCAGACAGTACCAAACGATTTCCGAGCAAGCGCGTGACAATCATAATGCAACCAGCGGTGACCGAGTACGGCGCGTGGAGATTACGGGAACGCTTCAGACCAGAGTAACCGAGGACAGAGAGCCTTGGGGTTTCGCAATAGTTCAGACAAGCGTAGCCGATCACCGAGCAGAGCACGCTCTACAAGTCCATATAAACTCAACATGTGACCGAGGAGGTTTTACGAAGCCTTGAAACGGAGTATCAGCTGaaggttaaaagaaaagaaaaagactaaacaaaaaaaaagctaaatattAACAATGAAACACCACGGCATTTGGGCCAAGACCCAGCGCAAAAAAAACTGATGGACATCGGAACAAACGGATTAAAATATAAACGTGGACCAGCTACATTTCAGGTATACCCAGGAAACCACTAACAGACTAGATCAAGGGATAATGATCTGAGAGTACAACACCTCGACTCAAGTATTTAAGAGTATAAATCTATATACCTACTGGAGAACATAAGAAAGGACTTAATGACGTGCTATACTGAGAGATTTTTAAAACTAACTGAAGGACCAATGATGTCATGCGCCGTCGTACACCGTCACTCACACAGCCTGCCTGCTCTctgcactgacagaaaaaagactCTGGAAAAGTTCTGTTTGCAAAAATAACCTGAGAAGGCTTCTTCAGAGGGAAGGAGGCAAATGCAGACAGACAatcagaaagacaaaagaaaagaaaagaaaagaaaaaagaaaagaaaagggcaaGACTGATAGCGGGAGACtatcagagagagcgagagcgagagagagagagagagcaagagagagagagagcaagagagagagactgacaacaGGCAGAGGTGAAAAACTCAGACGAGACAGAGATAAGAAGGTGTGGAAGCAGAGGAAGGtttagtgagagagaaaagaactggGGAAAGTTCACTCACTTGGTCATCCTCCTCTTCAATATCATCACGTATACCCCtggaacaaagaaaaacaaaaaaaaaacttccctgCGACTCGCTCAATCACCCGTGGCAACCCACAATCCACCCGCTTCTCCCATGAGATTCCCTCCCTGTCCCACCCCCATGCGTAATCTACCAAATTCCAACAGGTGGAACCCAAATATTTCTGACAGATGAACGACAAACACATAGAACCAAAAAGGTGGGACCTCAAAGAATTGAACTTCACATAAAAACCAATTGAGCTCAGTTCAAATTTCAATTCTAAGTGTGATTTTGAGTCTTTGGACTTCAAGCCCTAAAAAGGTCATTGTATCCCTCTTTAATAGATGCCCAAATGTATAAACTTGCGTGTGTGAGAAATCTcatttggccaaaaaaaaaaaaagaaaaaaagaatgcttcAAATGCAGCCTTAGTCTAGAATCGTTAGCTGAGATATCAAAACCTCTGTGTGAGTGGGCATATGTCTACAAACTAGACAAGAAGACAATAAAAGGACTTTACTTTGCTgccttcttctctttctccttgtcttCCAGCTTCTTCATGTCCTTTGCTGCTTGGTtctggtgttaaaaaaaaagacataagaAGAAGAGGCTTGTATTACTGTGGCTGCTTGCTAAATGAACTATTCAAAACTTTCGCACATGCATGTACCATGCTTTCTCACAGAACAttctattttgtttatttatttttcccacAGAGATAACTCTAAGATTAGGGTGTTTATAAGGAGGTCAATTATCCCGCGTCGCCAGTCTCACCTCAACCTCAGCCATAAAGGCATCCAGCGGATCATCTTCACTATCTGAGCCTCCCCCTCCGGACTGGAACTGCTGCCGCGTCGGAGAATTCTCTGCCGGTATGTACGGCAGGTCTGCTGTGCTCGACTCTTCCTCTTCGTCTTCAAAATAACTGAGAAGGGTGAACAACGACATAAATATGAAGACAGGCACATTAACTAATATACATGCAGCGTACGTTcagttttttaattttcatttttcaaaatttgtAAATCGGGAGGTCGAATGCAGCATTCGCATATAAACTCGTAAATGTGTTCGTAAATTTCACTCACGCATTTTCCTCGTCGAAATTGGCCCTTTTGGTACCGATTTTGTAGAAAGCAGGGAGCTGCTGGTTCTTGCCGTATCCCCCCGCAGCTCCTGAACTTGAAAACGCTGTATGGGCCGATTGTGTCAACCGAGGCTCTTCCTTCTTTCCCCCGGAGAGCGAGAATCCTCCGAAGCCAAAACCTCTCTTAGCCCCAGGGCCTCCCTTGTTCCAGTTCATTGTGGGTACACTACACTACGAGAAAAGATTAAACTCAGCTGTGAAGAAATTAGCTGACATGTTAGCCTAGACCGAAAGCCAGCTGCATAATTTACATATATCCAGTCGTGTTTAAAGGTTGCGTGTTCTCATATATTTTATCTCGTCCTTCTTTATCTTAAATTTAGATTAACCTTTCAGTTTTGCTTGCATGGATACGCTCGCGCATCTTTGAAGCGAAAGCACGCAGCTAACGTTAATGTAAATAAGAATTGGTTGCAAAATTTCATAATGATAAGTCAGATTTTAACTGCACTAGTAAGAGCGTGGAACATTCACTCGTGGTCGCTATTTTAAGGCATGTATATTTCGAGTCAAGTTATATTTCGTAGTTTCAATATTCCTAAATGGCGAGCTCGTTTAGCTACAACAGCTAGCAAGAACTAATCTGGACCGCTAACCTGTTATGCTAGACCTGCGAAAGCACATTGCCACAAAGTGGGTGTATGGGGGAATATTAAGAATGTTACTTTGAGATTATATCTCTGAAACGCTAATAAACCATAACCCTACTATGTTAATGAACTTTGCCAATTAACATGGGTACCTTTTAGATCCACAGCGAGAAGAGCCTGTTTACCACCGCAGTATTCCGATGGTCGTTCAGATTGCGTTCTTCGTCATTTGACGTCATCAAACTCTGTAGTAAATGTCAATTTCTGATGACCACATAGGTGTTCTTCCCTCTCAGCATAGACCAGTGAACATGCAGATATTAAACTTTTCCACGCCCATATGGGGGCGTTGGAAATTGCTAAAATGATCAAATGGTATTGCGAGAACTCCAGGGTGGAAACCTTCGCCAGCCAATCTCCGAAGCCTTCTAGAGTTAACCATCCCATTGCAAAAAGAAGTGTGTTACGTTGAAGTGTTGCTGAGAACGTTAACTGTGAATACAAAATTCACCTGAAGTCTTATCAACAGGTAAGCTTAATATATGATTCTCCACTTTGATCTTCAAAGCATTAAACATATTGGCAAGCAAAAACCTGGTATTCGTGCCAAATTACTGGTCGGCTAACGTTAGCCTGCCAATTAGCAAGCTAACTAGTTAGCCTTTCAAGTATACAATCCTGTATGAAACCTTGAAAACGtaaatgaaatgtgttatgCGGTACACACCCAAACTGACTGAATGTAACCAACAGTCAGATTTCAAATGCACATTATGTTAACGTGGCAAATCAAACAGACAGCTAGCTATCGTCACCAGTTTTAATCGGAGAGAACTGTCTGACGATGCTAGTATGTTTATGTTGTGGTTAGCTGCCGGTCAGTTTATCCTCCGTGAGCCTCTCATTGAAGCCATTTCATTGTTGGGAACTGTATTCCGTGAACTGAATGACAAAGTGTAGCTTCCGTGGTGAGCATTACGTCGTCACATTATAAGGTTTTCAGTTTGGCAGATATACTGTTTGCATATCTTGTCAGACCACCATGAATTCTCATAGTGACGCCCAGTGTAATTGAAATACCGCCACTATAAAATACCCCAACGAGGAAGTGACCAGAGATCAATTAGGCATCAAAAGGAAATAAATTAAAGTCAAACCTGCATTTAAcattgtcacaaaacattacgtGAGTAATGCGAGGACTTGTCACCCGAGTTAATCGGTTTAAATCttgtacatattttaaaaatcaccatTACTGTTCCTAATTGTATTGCAGGTTAACCCCTTTCCCTTAATAAGAACATTTCGATGCTGTAGCTGCCTGTATTCCCCGCCAGAATCCATGTCTTTCTTGGTGAGTGCTATTTGCTGCTAATTAGCTAATCCAGTCTTGATTTCCTTACTCTATTATTCCACAAACATGCaacactttttttaatgaacgGTGTCGAACTAAAGTTGACTTTATCAGCTAAGATGAGTTATTGTTATAGAGTAGTTATTATAATGCAAAGGTTGTCCAACATTACAATGTTCCATTGTATCACTTTATCAGTGACAGCTtaccgttctctctctctctctctctctcagcgttgGGTATCAGAGAAACTGAGTGTGGAGAGCCTGAGGGACCTGGAGTTGTTTGGAGGTGAGTTAAGCTGTTTCAtgcaacatgcacacacacactgcctgtgcTTGTCTCTCCCCCTGAATACCAAGCCTTCAGAGTCGTATTTCACAAAGCAGGACGTCACAGTAACACTTTGGCTGTATCACTGGTACATACACGTTGCCCAGAGTCAGACTGGTCCTTCTTGAATATTCCAGAATCTTCTCTCCTGTGGTGCAGTTCTGACTTTTGACAGCAAGTTTACCAAAGTTATGTGGTTGACTGTGACTTACTgctttgtgatattttttttccccgaggTGAGCTGCTTAATTCCAAGCCAGGCTGAATAGGTTGGGGGAGTCTCTCCTGCTTTGGTGTATACTTACTCATTcggtcaaaatgaaaatgtcctCTGACTTTTAGCACGACAGAGCTTTAACCTAAAGATATCAATTCCTGTCTTTTTAAAGGTATCTCAAATACTCTCACCATAGCtcaaaaaccttaaaaaaaaaaaaaatccaattcaGGTATGTTAGTGTTGCCCCTGTCCACCTCACAAAAATTTTGACTTGAAGGAAAGGAACCGGTAACTTCAGCAGGAATTGACTCACCTCATAGCCTACTGTTAAGCTCCTATAGCAGCTGCCTGCAGACGGGTGAGCTGGTTCTTTTGCAGAGCTTTGTCAACAGAACGCCACCTCTGCCCCTGGACAGAGAAACTTCCTCATAGTCCACAGAGtcagaggaactgcagaaagtTCTGACTGTCAAACCGGCGTTTGGCGACATGTCAGCATCTAGTGTTCCGACGCTATGACATATGGTAGTGGAATGGAGAGGAGCTTCAgcatgtgttgttgttgtgtgtgtgtgtgtgtgtgtgtgtgtactactgTGCTTTTCAGGAAGGCAGGATATAAATTTTGTGTCTCTTGTGTGAGTTATTTTGGTCTGTCTTGAGTCTCGGTTCGATTTTGGGAAAGCACGTTTaatcccccccctctctcttcctctctctctctcttcctctctctctctctctctctctctctctctctctctctctctctctctgtctgtgggtctgttggTCTGTTATGAGgattaggctgtgtgtgttacataaacGGTACGTTCAGCTGCTATTGGACGGAGACTGTGTTGGTTCTGTGTTGGCAGCGTCTCTGCCGTGTTCTTGGCAGTATCTGCAGTGAACACATTTAAGggagtctgtgtttttccagCAAACTATTCTACACTAGACACACAGTTCCTAAGAACTTGATTAGCCTAAATTATGACCCCGTGATTCTGTGTGATGGATAGAGAAGCTGTAAAACTGGTTAAGCTGAGTTCACCACATCCGTCATCTAGAGTCAGTGT
It includes:
- the ddx42 gene encoding ATP-dependent RNA helicase DDX42, translating into MNWNKGGPGAKRGFGFGGFSLSGGKKEEPRLTQSAHTAFSSSGAAGGYGKNQQLPAFYKIGTKRANFDEENAYFEDEEEESSTADLPYIPAENSPTRQQFQSGGGGSDSEDDPLDAFMAEVENQAAKDMKKLEDKEKEKKAAKGIRDDIEEEDDQEAYFRYMAENPTAGLTQEEEEETIDYDSDGNPIAPTTKKIIMPLPPIDHTEIDYAPFEKNFYNEHEELSSLTGTQVVELRQKLNLRVSGAAPPKPATSFAHFGFDEQLMQQIRKSEYTQPTPIQCQGVPIALSGRDMIGIAKTGSGKTAAFIWPMLVHIMDQKELEQGDGPIAVIVCPTRELCQQIHTECKRFGKAYGLRSVAVYGGGSMWEQAKALQEGAEIVVCTPGRLIDHVKKKATSLQRVTYLVFDEADRMFDMGFEYQVRSIASHVRPDRQTLLFSATFRKKIEKLARDILVDPIRVVQGDIGEANEDVTQVVEVLPSGQDKWSWLTRRVVEFTSTGSVLIFVTKKANCEELATNLTQEGYSLGLLHGDMDQSERNKVITDFKKKNLPVLVATDVAARGLDIPSIRTVVNYDVARDIDTHTHRIGRTGRAGEKGVAYTLLTHKDTSFAGDLVRNLEGANQYVPKELMDLAMQNPWFRKSRFKGGKGKKLNVGGGGLGYRERPGLGAETSERSSTGGAMGNYEAYKPSTGAMGDRMAAMKQAFQAQYKNHFVAASEGPPKLSAKSSSTSGWTSAGSLSSLPSGDPDALDHQPRQMPPSSSSSSPMPPPPQLSSGTKMAGFSSAGSLSSVSDAYSSSYSSSSARDGSRGDRHGDGWGRHGDRHSGDRDRHGDRHSGDRDRHGDRDRHGDRDRHGDRDRHSDGRNGDGSRRDRDGRSERDDWSRDGDGRSHRGGEDSFAVPDPPKRKKSRWDN